In the Sulfobacillus thermosulfidooxidans DSM 9293 genome, ATGGTGCTGGATACGTAGAGGGCCTAGAGGCTTAGACTCTTCTGCGATCACGGTTAGAAGGGGAATGCCCGCATGTTCCACGTCTTGAATGAGTTGGGCACGAATATGAGCAGGATCAGCGTGGGGCGTATTGCCATTGGGATCACTTTCCCGGTAAATGTCTAAATGACAGGTCTGGATCACTTCGTCGTCTAACGCTAAACGAATCAATCCAGCATCATCTAACATATTGCGGGCTTCAAAGACCGCACCTAATCCCTTCTTCGCGTAAAGATGATTATATAATTGGGATCCCAACGCATACGGATTTAATTGAGGTGCCTTTGTCGCCAAAAGCTTGCTATTAAGTTCTGCCACCTCCCACGCTACTTTTGGTGAGAGCGTAATTTGACGCATTAAGCGAGTATGCCAAAAGGTGGCATAACCTTCATTGCTAATTTTGGACAGACGCTGCGGCCAAAAATATTTCGATTCCTCCCGGATCATCAAGAGGATTTCGCGTTCCCAGTCTTGGAGATGTGCACTATGCAACGCAATATACCCTAACACATCGCTGGCTTCTTTCCCAGGCCCTCTCGCCATCAGAAGAGACGTTCCGACATGGTCCGCCACCACCATAGCAGCATCCAATAAGGACTCAACCGCCTCGTTCCCATAAATACGGCGGTACTGCCCTATTTGTCTCGCATGACGCGACGCTTTATGCAAGATATCATGAGGGGTCCTAGCGAATAGCCGCGAATGAGAAAAATAATCAACATGGGCAAAGACATGTGCCAAAATCAATAACGTTTGCGCGTCCGTGTTGAGACGATCGATAAAGGCATAGAAGGGACGAGTATTAATAACGAGCTCATAAATCTGGGATAATCTATAGTCATAGGCCGTTTTTAATCGTCCGTAATTCTTTCCAAAACTCCAGTGCGCGTAGCGAATTGGCAGTCCATGATACGATGCTAAAGCATGAATATCTTCTGCATCTACTAATTCGAAATGGACGTGATCACACTCTAACCCGGACAGCTGTGCGA is a window encoding:
- a CDS encoding SpoVR family protein, with the protein product MLTPSKLESLIDQVLPIAQLSGLECDHVHFELVDAEDIHALASYHGLPIRYAHWSFGKNYGRLKTAYDYRLSQIYELVINTRPFYAFIDRLNTDAQTLLILAHVFAHVDYFSHSRLFARTPHDILHKASRHARQIGQYRRIYGNEAVESLLDAAMVVADHVGTSLLMARGPGKEASDVLGYIALHSAHLQDWEREILLMIREESKYFWPQRLSKISNEGYATFWHTRLMRQITLSPKVAWEVAELNSKLLATKAPQLNPYALGSQLYNHLYAKKGLGAVFEARNMLDDAGLIRLALDDEVIQTCHLDIYRESDPNGNTPHADPAHIRAQLIQDVEHAGIPLLTVIAEESKPLGPLRIQHHYDGRDLDFYELPFALKAIAHRLWGGVVEIHTMKQGMHHIASHDGTKWADEVS